The Schizosaccharomyces pombe strain 972h- genome assembly, chromosome: I genome contains a region encoding:
- the ned1 gene encoding lipin, phosphatidate phosphatase Ned1, translated as MQYVGRAFDSVTKTWNAINPSTLSGAIDVIVVEQEDKTLACSPFHVRFGKFSLLLPSDKKVEFSVNGQLTGFNMKLGDGGEAFFVFATENAVPRELQTSPIVSPTTSPKQTPSINVTEPQDLELDKVSQDHEKDQSNTYLMEDGYEFPLTRDLIRRSKSDADQTPPTGFKHLRHSSCLEMAGSDRTPSMPATTLADLRLLQKAKELGKRLSGKELPTRVGDNGDVMLDMTGYKSSAANINIAELARETFKDEFPMIEKLLREDEEGNLWFHASEDAKKFAEVYGHSPPASPSRTPASPKSDSALMDEDSDLSRRHSLSEQSLSPVSESYPQYAKTLRLTSDQLRSLNLKPGKNELSFGVNGGKAICTANLFFWKHNDPVVISDIDGTITKSDALGHMFTLIGKDWTHAGVAKLYTDITNNGYKIMYLTSRSVGQADSTRHYLRNIEQNGYSLPDGPVILSPDRTMAALHREVILRKPEVFKMACLRDLCNIFALPVPRTPFYAGFGNRITDAISYNHVRVPPTRIFTINSAGEVHIELLQRSGHRSSYVYMNELVDHFFPPIEVSTRDEVSSFTDVNFWRSPLLELSDEEEDDTNKSTSKSPKTPKNTKFGYQEFEGIDEEDAQDYSPSPLIKSFNELMFEGEEDEEGEEDVENAV; from the exons ATGCAATATGTAGGACGAGCGTTTGACTCTGTTACGAAGACGTGGAATGCAATTAATCCA TCGACTCTCTCTGGAGCCATTGACGTGATTGTGGTTGAGCAAGAGGATAAAACATTAGCATGTTCACCTTTTCATGTTCGCTTTGGAAAGTTTAGCTTGCTTTTGCCCTCAGACAAAAAGGTTGAATTTTCGGTCAATGGTCAATTGACTGGGTTTAATATGAAACTTGGGGATGGAGGTGAAGCGTTCTTTGTATTTGCTACTGAGAATGCAGTTCCACGAGAACTTCAAACATCTCCCATTGTGTCGCCTACCACTTCGCCAAAGCAAACACCATCCATT AATGTCACTGAGCCTCAAGATCTCGAGCTCGATAAAGTATCTCAGGATCATGAGAAAGATCAATCGAATACCTATTTGATGGAGGACGGTTACGAGTTCCCTCTTACTCGAGATTTAATTCGCCGTTCGAAATCCGATGCCGATCAAACACCTCCAACCGGCTTTAAGCACCTTCGACATTCGAGTTGTTTGGAAATGGCTGGAAGTGATAGAACTCCGTCGATGCCTGCAACAACGCTAGCAGACTTACGATTGTTACAAAAGGCAAAGGAATTGGGGAAAAGGCTTTCTGGGAAAGAACTTCCTACACGTGTTGGGGATAATGGTGATGTGATGCTTGACATGACAGGTTATAAATCTTCTGCTGCGAATATAAACATTGCAGAGTTGGCACGGGAAACATTCAAGGATGAATTTCCCATGATTGAAAAGCTTCTGcgtgaagatgaagaaggtaATCTGTGGTTTCACGCTTCTGAAGATGCCAAAAAGTTTGCGGAGGTCTATGGACACAGTCCTCCTGCAAGTCCATCTCGCACTCCTGCGTCTCCAAAGTCCGATTCGGCTTTAATGGATGAGGACTCTGATTTAAGCCGTCGACACTCTTTATCTGAACAGTCTTTGAGCCCAGTTTCCGAGTCATATCCTCAATATGCTAAAACCCTTCGTTTAACCTCTGATCAGCTTCgttcattaaatttgaagCCCGGTAAAAATGAGCTTTCCTTTGGAGTCAACGGGGGTAAGGCCATTTGCACTgctaatctttttttttggaaacacAACGATCCTGTCGTTATATCGGACATTGATGGAACAATTACCAAATCTGATGCTCTAGGGCATATGTTTACCTTGATCGGCAAGGATTGGACTCATGCTGGAGTTGCCAAATTGTATACCGATATCACTAACAACGGCTACAAAATTATGTATTTAACTAGTCGTTCGGTAGGCCAAGCCGATTCTACTCGACATTATCTCCGGAATATTGAACAGAACGGATACTCTCTACCCGATGGTCCTGTTATTTTATCACCTGATCGCACTATGGCTGCTCTTCATAGAGAAGTAATTTTAAGGAAGCCAGAAGTATTTAAAATGGCTTGTTTGCGTGATCTTTGTAATATTTTCGCCTTACCTGTTCCTCGAACACCATTTTACGCCGGCTTTGGCAATCGTATTACAGACGCAATATCTTATAACCATGTCAGAGTTCCACCAACTAGGATTTTTACCATTAATTCTGCTGGCGAAGTCCATATTGAACTGTTGCAGCGAAGCGGTCACCGAAGTAGTTATGTTTACATGAATGAGCTTGTCGATCATTTCTTCCCTCCCATCGAGGTTAGCACCCGAGATGAAGTCTCAAGCTTTACTGATGTGAATTTTTGGAGATCTCCTTTGCTTGAACTTAGcgatgaagaagaagacgaTACTAATAAAAGCACATCCAAGTCGCCCAAAACACCCAAAAATACGAAATTCGGATATCAAGAATTCGAGGGGATTGACGAGGAAGATGCTCAAGATTATTCTCCTAGTCCATTGATTAAGTCTTTCAATGAATTAATGTTTGAAggtgaagaagatgaagaaggagaagaagaCGTTGAAAATGCTGTTTGA
- the mrpl25 gene encoding mitochondrial 54S ribosomal protein mL59, producing the protein MPVFTKEALERLPIQLGNFFKKFPPENPNAWTTNPNRQNPFLATRNPQNGLVINPYYSNRRQAEIYKEARLQNLDNLLPQQMSWQKDSTRHILKGLLNPKGKISERKRDEILENRRLKLSESLKKTSKFKNERQKASKIAKPSPF; encoded by the exons ATGCCAGTCTTTACCAAGGAAGCTTTGGAACGGCTTCCTATCCAATTaggaaacttttttaaaaagtttccGCCTGAAAATCCAAATGCATGGACGACAAATCCAAATCGTCAAAATCCGTTTCTCGCAACTCGAAATCCTCAGAATGGCCTTGTAATCAACCCTTACTATTCCAATAGAAGGCAAGCTGAAATATATAAAGAGGCCAGGCTTCAGAATCTGGATAATTTACTCCCCCAACAAATGTCATGGCAGAAAGATTCTACACGCCATATTTTGAAAGGTCTTCTGAATCctaaaggaaaaattagTGAACGAAAGAGGGATgagattttggaaaatagGCGTTTAAAACTTTCGGAATCATTGAAGAAAACTtctaaatttaaaaatgagcGC CAAAAAGCTAGCAAAATAGCGAAACCTTCTCCTTTCtaa
- the rec24 gene encoding meiotic recombination protein Rec24, with the protein MYTYDSSGETLKIAIAWKIILKKPKGKNIKDYIEALRKGIEDQEHCEKYASTLLEPRPKTKKDVVLKNSNVTECVALKAKPFSKKIEDMDIFLLTNVHENLQEKRQTSGSLAHLDIEYTFNGLFRFLKCTADIKLKQTKVYEGADFLRIKTLFEEIFMFLKRDCKSPLVLTRLVELGDYVLDLIIITQSIMQNNANNGTGVISRAKFLEFYVFLEQLIFNKLSFASVEQLEKLLDQIVKRMKICFTYCKNDNPSIRLLYSECFFSYAEIYFPCLHSFDAQLSSAASKCVQILRDIITNEELQTDKQELSKSAYSAPSILLIGLKDMLFPEDIS; encoded by the exons ATGTACACGTACGATTCGTCGGGAGAGACACTGAAAATAGCAATAGCATGGaagataattttaaaaaaaccgaaaggaaaaaatatcaaagaCTACATAGAAGCATTGCGGAAAGGAATTGAGGATCAGGAACATTGCGAAAAATACGCGTCAACATTATTGGAACCGCGCCCAAAGACGAAAAAAGAtgttgttttgaaaaatagtAATGTTACAGAGTGTGTGGCTTTAAAAGCCAAACCGTTCTCTAAAAAAATCGAGGATATGG ATATCTTTTTGCTGACCAATGTTCACGAGAATCTTCAGGAAAAGAGGCAAACATCCGGAAGCCTTGCGCATCTGGATATTGAGTACACGTTTAATGGACTTTTTCGATTCTTAAAATGCACTGCTGACATAAAGTTGAAGCAAACAAAAGTATACGAGGGTGCGGATTTTTTGCGCATTAAAACTTTATTcgaagaaatttttatgtttcTTAAAAGAGATTGTAAGTCGCCGTTGGTTTTAACAAGACTAGTTGAATTGGGAGATTATGTACTGGATCTCATTATAATCACGCAGTCGATTATGCAAAACAATGCCAACAATGGAACTGGAGTGATTTCCAGAGcgaaatttttggaattttacGTATTTTTGGAGCAACTGATATTTAACAAGCTCTCATTCGCTTCCGTAGAgcaattggaaaaattactAGATCAAATTGTTAAACGGATGAAAATATGCTTCACATATTGCAAAAACGATAACCCATCTATCCGGTTGTTATATAgtgaatgttttttttcgtaCGCTGAGATATACTTCCCTTGTCTACACTCCTTCGATGCTCAGCTTTCATCTGCCGCAAGCAAATGTGTCCAAATCTTAAGAGACATAATCacaaatgaagaattacAAACTGATAAACAAGAGTTGTCTAAGAGTGCCTACTCTGCTCCATCCATCCTTTTGATTGGCCTCAAAGATATGCTATTTCCCGAAGACATTTCCTAA
- the rga9 gene encoding RhoGAP family GTPase-activator protein encodes MWDGFSNSFWSRDYITGINRAQRLINEGVEQNEKLLQLLHIRAKSASSCSDLLFKSFSKFNKHHPLNEESNDLPSDAAIHQLYESYLMEASLHKKLGEQLNILVINPFANWSKKYSRRVDEIVSAAIVKINNYNSRFSHVNSKKSNLTDRKPIPTSRKSNKSDSLASALSQLDINPSNVNKFDGLINIVDHPYTAEEFANVLLKLMKASTVKRKSYSHLGDYELVTNCSLLFEAIKTTFGLEKDSYVVKAGNQLIQHGLIRLLGIRRVFENDPEIDAQFTTKSQQLLKSYHLSILEVDPYFQVNDPITATNDDPVLQKYNLAYDNLEQCRHELELYLFMVFKDLEQAELDRLNAVKSVLVECSNYSGNFIPSLNSIFIDNLNSFKNLDSLRDMSTQINKHYTGYFIPVSNNELSTKDEYLFLQKSSLTEDNLIVSLVPKILAYLLDAYSYERDEEVLSCVWTTEVPLKDAFDLKSVLRKTDNVESVLNACVEKYTLSSITCSLRLCLLEFPDSLIRSSFYDYFKAIYTTYTDFEDLDHRLYSIKKCLLHLHSTPLHILEEIIRHLSAYAISIRMKDGQIRHLAKIISPCVLRPPDDLNIIPVEDTHPTLLVIDLINEFENLFADLERPSTPPVEIERALTPITTSPQKLKLPRSSSPCKNPSPTRRFRPF; translated from the exons ATGTGGGACGGCTTTTCAAATTCGTTCTGGTCAAGGGATTATATTACGGGAATAAATCGTGCCCAACGTTTAATCAACGAAGGTGTTGAACAAAACGAAAAGC TATTACAGTTGTTACATATTAGAGCAAAGTCAGCTTCATCTTGTTCTGACTTGCTGTTCAAAtcgttttcaaaattcaataagCACCATCctttaaatgaagaaagcAATGATCTTCCTTCTGATGCAGCCATACACCAGCTTTATGAAAGCTATTTAATG GAAGCGTCGTTGCACAAGAAGCTTGGGGAgcaattaaatatattggTAATAAATCCTTTTGCAAATTGGTCAAAGAAATATTCTAGAAGGGTAGATGAAATCGTTTCAGCCGCAATTGTCAAAATAAACAACTACAATTCACGTTTCTCTCATGTAAACAGCAAGAAGTCTAATTTGACCGACCGAAAGCCAATTCCTACCTCTCGAAAATCTAATAAATCCGATTCTCTTGCTTCTGCTCTGTCTCAGCTGGATATTAATCCTTCTAACGTTAATAAGTTTGATGGGTTGATAAACATAGTTGATCATCCATATACCGCTGAGGAATTTGCCAATGTATTATTAAAGCTTATGAAGGCGTCTACtgttaaaagaaaatcttaTTCTCATCTCGGTGACTACGAACTTGTTACAAACTGCTCTCTTCTATTTGAAGCCATCAAGACAACATTTGGTTTGGAAAAAGATTCTTATGTCGTTAAAGCTGGAAACCAGCTGATACAACATGGCTTAATAAGGTTACTTGGCATTCGTcgagtttttgaaaatgatcCGGAGATAGATGCTCAATTTACTACAAAATCACAGCAACTATTGAAAAGTTATCATTTGAGTATTCTTGAGGTCGATCCATATTTTCAAGTAAATGATCCTATAACAGCTACTAATGATGATCCTGTTTTACAAAAGTACAACCTTGCTTATGACAATTTAGAGCAATGCCGTCATGAATTAGAGTTATATTTG TTTATggtttttaaagatttagaACAAGCTGAGCTTGATCGTTTGAATGCTGTCAAATCGGTTTTGGTTGAATGTTCCAACTATTCCGGTAATTTTATACCTAGTCTTAATTCGATTTTTATCGACAACTTAAATTCGTTTAAAAATCTTGATTCTTTGCGCGATATGTCAactcaaataaataaacattatACCGGTTATTTTATTCCGGTTTCTAACAACGAACTATCTACTAAAGATG AATACTTGTTTCTGCAAAAATCCAGCTTGACCGAAGATAATCTTATTGTTTCGTTGGTGCCTAAAATATTGGCTTATCTATTAGACG CCTATTCTTATGAACGTGACGAAGAAG TTTTAAGTTGTGTTTGGACTACCGAAGTTCCACTTAAAGATGCTTTTGACCTTAAAAGCGTTTTACGAAAGACAGATAACGTTGAATCTGTTTTAAATGCTTGTGTGGAAAAATATACACTTTCTTCAATTACTTGTTCTTTAAGGTTATGCCTTTTAGAATTTCCTGATTCGTTGATACGATCAAGTTTCTATGATTATTTCAAAGCTATCTACACTACTTATACAGACTTTGAAGACCTCGATCACCGCCTgtattcaattaaaaagtgTCTTCTCCATCTGCACTCCACACCATTACATATATTGGAAGAAATAATTCGCCATTTATCTGCCTATGCAATCTCTATTCGCATGAAAGATGGTCAAATTCGACATCTTGCTAAAATAATTTCGCCAT GTGTACTCCGTCCTCCTGATGATTTGAATATTATACCAGTTGAAGACACACATCCTACTTTACTGgttattgatttaattaatgaatttgagAATCTTTTCGCAGATCTTGAAAGGCCTTCGACACCTCCTGTGGAGATTGAAAGGGCCCTGACTCCAATAACAACGTCTCCTCAGAAATTGAAACTACCACGATCATCCTCGCCTTGCAAAAATCCATCACCAACACGAAGATTTAGACCATTTTAA
- the tbc13 gene encoding GTPase-activating protein has product MDYKQRIEKFKDILNSEEPISLPGLCSLCIQGIPDEYSLRAKAWMLMLEFLPTDRSNWQSVLEKHRKTYTSFVQELLIDPWRKLTLHEESGENSDHPLNTSDDSKWKEYFDDNQILEQIDKDIRRTLPDLSFFQGKSEINKKPSVNNVSENISVNTEDDKVEEVGQKLNYTKITSIDQSQETPVHLSTIDFSKFQEECHLVLQGRIYRLENESTSSSTTALSTPRQSMDSKRTINAEAIAGENKLGLHREAAERILFIYAKLNPGIGYVQGMNEILAPLYYVLATDPTYENYYLCECDAFFLFTQMMVQVRDLYEKTLDHDSDHGIHFLMSKFTERLKKYDYELWENLEEKQIHPTYYSFRWFTCLLSQEFPLPDVIRLWDSIIADQMKARLFGKNDDGFNGAYDFLMDFCCSILIELRESILERNFADSIKLLQAHFNVDMPKLLNLTFELQHLRKTSKNDEDMSYVRKNSYNTNALANSLKNRVLSTYNTVKANVPQSSSSYTDNNKQKEPLEEKRSFFPSFRSSLDGVSPTQGRKSGEENIRTIFAKPTAHIGENGWSNLKVKGSSIFQRFGNFVGDTMRYITEEEESSEEEDLTTSRRKIGITSKRKVSVKRNVI; this is encoded by the exons ATGGACTATAAGCAACgcattgaaaaatttaaagacaTTTTAAATTCGGAAGAGCCAATTTCTCTCCCTGGTTTATGCTCGCTTTGTATTCAAGGAATTCCTGATGAATATTCACTTAGGGCAAAAGCTTGGATGTTGATGCTTGAGTTCCTTCCTACCGATAGATCAAACTGGCAATCAGTTCTAGAAAAACATCGAAAAACTTATACATCTTTCGTTCAAGAGCTTCTTATTGATCCTTGGAGGAAACTAACTCTACACGAGGAATCAGGCGAAAACAGTGACCATCCTTTAAATACTAGTGATGATTCAAAATGGAAGGAATATTTCGATGACAATCAAATACTTGAACAAATTGATAAAGATATTCGTCGGACTCTCCCCGATTTATCGTTCTTTCAAGGAAAATCTGAGATCAACAAGAAACCTTCAGTCAACAATGTCAGTGAGAACATTAGTGTAAACACAGAAGACGATAAAGTTGAAGAAGTTGGACAGAAACTCAACTATACCAAAATAACTTCAATTGATCAAAGCCAAGAAACACCGGTCCATTTATCAACGATTgacttttccaaatttcaAGAAGAATGTCATCTTGTGCTACAAGGTCGAATTTATCGTCTTGAAAATGAATCGACTAGTTCATCTACAACAGCTCTCAGTACTCCTCGACAAAGCATGGATTCAAAAAGAACTATAAATGCTGAAGCAATAGCTGGAGAAAACAAGTTAGGCTTACATCGAGAAGCGGCTGAAAggattttatttatttatgcGAAACTCAATCCGGGCATTGGATATGTACAAGGCATGAACGAGATTCTAGCTCCTTTGTATTATGTGTTAGCCACGGATCCTACTtatgaaaattattatttatgtGAATGcgatgcattttttttatttactcaaATGATGGTTCAAGTTCGTGATTTGTATGAAAAAACTCTGGATCATGATTCGGATCATGGCATTCACTTTCTTATGTCTAAATTTACTGaacgtttaaaaaaatatgattaTGAATTATGGGAGAATTTA GAGGAAAAACAAATCCATCCAACGTACTATTCTTTTCGTTGGTTTACATGTTTATTGTCTCAGGAGTTTCCTTTGCCGGATGTAATACGATTATGGGACTCTATTATTGCAGATCAAATGAAAGCAAgattatttggaaaaaacgATGATGGTTTCAACGGTGCTTATGACTTTTTAATGGATTTTTGTTGTTCCATATTAATTGAACTAAGAGAAAGTATTTTAGAAAGAAACTTTGCAGATTCAATTAAGCTGTTACAAGCTCATTTTAATGTTGATATGCCTAAATTGCTTAATCTTACATTTGAGTTGCAACATTTAAGGAAAACATCcaaaaatgatgaagataTGTCTTATGTTCGGAAAAATAGCTACAATACTAATGCTTTGGCCaactctttaaaaaatcgagTATTGTCGACATATAACACTGTGAAGGCAAACGTCCCTCAAAGTAGTAGTTCTTATACTGATAATAACAAGCAGAAAGAACcattggaagaaaaaagaagcttttTCCCTAGTTTTAGAAGCTCTCTAGATGGGGTATCTCCTACACAAGGCAGG AAGAGTGGAGAGGAAAATATAAGAACAATTTTTGCCAAGCCAACAGCCCATATTGGGGAAAATGGATggtcaaatttaaaagtcaAAGGAAGCAGCATATTTCAAAGATTCGGAAACTTCGTGGGTGATACTATGCGCTACATTACTGAAGAGGAGGAATCCAGTGAGGAAGAGGATCTTACTActtcaagaagaaaaattggtATCACCTCTAAACGAAAGGTGTCCGTTAAACGGAATGTGATTTAG
- the alp7 gene encoding kinetochore-associated protein Alp7, translating to MSDIVSSSTDYSRRSPSSSSIGTNETDHTGFHEKRQGASSESLIPPAQRSSEESMPAPKLFPKLTSKPNPQLNLKDTLNKRVSDRLQALELNKSFDFSGTPRPMHPISHPLSQHKTPEFKHRKRNVESILTPKNPSLFSSSNAASQRGSLNTAPSNFAYSHSSSLQTSASSRPPVLSNGSFPRQTNTAPLNPPVHLKDNIRNSATPSTSQADIPTQYPINSTQKQQAKYEAEIEGYKAKLAGTYHEISVLQNTIVNVSGQLIAVNDQLQQLRSGKASTSPSTKDTNMRLVEGHNEETLALQRGKYTQEEVDKLIQERMEKVAEDLHAQYSAKHTQKINAFKANYARKYEATIQELQNQIGTAPNAPKISNSNWEEERRALKADNQTLQKQLEKAIQERQDMSDFLNNFKADMAKSDKLLMQQQSQQTGDLETLRLQLQALQEELRVEREERQQLIQMSEDLVIAMDQLNLEQKS from the coding sequence ATGAGTGATATCGTTTCGAGCTCTACAGATTACAGTAGGAGGTCTCCCTCCTCATCTAGTATTGGGACAAATGAAACTGATCATACGGGTTTTCATGAAAAAAGGCAAGGTGCCTCTTCAGAATCATTGATTCCTCCAGCTCAACGAAGTTCAGAGGAATCCATGCCTGCCCCTAAATTATTCCCTAAGTTAACTTCTAAACCCAATCCACAGCTGAATTTAAAGGATACTCTTAATAAGCGAGTAAGCGATCGACTACAAGCCTTAGAGTTGAATAaatcttttgatttttcagGAACCCCTAGACCGATGCATCCCATATCCCATCCTTTGTCACAGCATAAAACGCCAGAATTTAAGcatagaaaaagaaatgtagAATCTATTTTGACGCCGAAGAAtccttctttattttcatcGTCCAATGCGGCCTCCCAACGAGGCTCTTTAAATACCGCTCCATCTAATTTTGCATACAGTCATTCATCATCTTTGCAAACATCAGCTAGTTCTAGGCCCCCAGTGCTTTCAAACGGAAGCTTCCCACGTCAAACTAATACGGCGCCGTTGAACCCACCAGTGCATTTGAAAGACAACATTCGCAACTCTGCTACACCATCAACTTCACAGGCCGATATACCTACTCAATACCCAATTAATTCCACTCAAAAGCAGCAAGCGAAATACGAAGCTGAAATAGAGGGCTACAAAGCCAAACTTGCTGGCACTTATCATGAAATTTCCGTACTCCAAAATACAATCGTCAATGTTTCGGGACAATTGATTGCCGTTAATGACCAACTTCAGCAACTTAGATCTGGAAAAGCATCGACTAGTCCCTCCACAAAGGATACCAACATGAGACTTGTTGAAGGGCATAATGAAGAGACATTAGCTCTTCAGAGAGGTAAATATACTCAAGAGGAAGTTGACAAGTTAATTCAAGAACGCATGGAAAAAGTTGCTGAAGATTTACATGCTCAGTACTCAGCCAAGCACACTCAGAAAATTAATGCTTTCAAAGCCAATTATGCTCGAAAATACGAGGCAACTATACAGGAgcttcaaaatcaaatcgGTACTGCTCCTAATGCTCCAAAAATATCCAACAGTAACTGGGAGGAAGAAAGGCGAGCATTGAAAGCAGACAATCAGACTCTCCAAAAACAGCTGGAGAAAGCCATTCAAGAGCGCCAAGATATGTCagattttttgaacaattttaaagctGATATGGCGAAGAGTGATAAGTTACTAATGCAACAACAATCACAACAGACAGGTGATTTGGAAACACTTCGTTTACAACTGCAAGCGCTTCAAGAAGAGCTCCGGGTCGAAAGGGAGGAACGACAACAGTTGATACAAATGAGCGAGGACTTGGTAATTGCAATGGATCAACTGAATTTGGAGCAAAAATCATGA
- the ppk16 gene encoding serine/threonine protein kinase Ppk16: MKKNEKANISASYNDLIATICNPRISDVGTYRIESVVGEGSFGKVYLAAHLLTNTKVVLKSSCRKQAIILAREIHHHRRLLHPNITRLYEVVCTEDRIYLAMEYCPNGELYDWVAREKRLDEKTTCRIMWQLCCAIQYLHRQGCVHRDLKLENIFLDKAYNVKLGDFGFSRDSDCSRRTFMNTRCGTVAYCAPELVQGHKYIGECVDIWSLGIIMYALLIGRLPFDEDDVSLTEQKIINECPQYPETLSKNSSSLLKSLLCKDYRLRPSIDQIISHPYFKENGYHSSSIRDPRPSSKAEEKVRKRLEFVGVDMDQLNASISQQRCDMFYGWWLLLLEKEMRKENKKKKGLFHLHKGSSSAVHIAPATPSLKTAQVSVMSNNQDSLKSRHTSSDSSNSLLSTFRSWLFDPKQKHTADTLSSSAIRPRTPSPSAENYLTQENFDSDNLSESLDNSVENLTVFPSINSFGRRHSNLPQTTHVDTGEQNTPFTPPLLKTVNLDGNKDFTFPSNSQNSPSKSSNLSINIDIPPSPLQNTVISPQPTRRSRTPIRSLSGRSSVASSRNSSRTRSYSNVSSASSNSLISIISSKPSSSTVQRQTPFHSPFERLHKSFHFPSGEPFNTRINATAIFTVGSGRKNPQSSSSLMFNQSSVKEEEEPEETSFSDSSKHFTDLL, translated from the exons atgaagaaaaatgaaaaggcAAAC ATATCGGCCTCATACAATGACCTAATTGCAACAATTTGCAATCCTCGTATCTCTGATGTCGGTACATATCGCATTGAGAGTGTTGTCGGTGAAG GCAGCTTTGGAAAAGTTTATTTGGCAGCTCATTTACTGACAAATACAAAG gtTGTCCTGAAATCATCTTGCAGGAAACAAGCGATTATCCTTGCTCGAGaaattcatcatcatcgGCGTCTTCTTCATCCAAACATCACGAGGCTTTATGAAGTAGTATGCACCGAAGACCGAATTTATCTTGCCATGGAGTATTGTCCAAATGGTGAATTGTATGACTGGGTAGCGAGAGAAAAAAGGCTGGATGAAAAGACCACTTGCCGTATCATGTGGCAGCTATGCTGTGCTATTCAGTATTTACATAGACAAGGCTGTGTTCACCGTGACCTTAAACtcgaaaatatttttctagATAAAGCCTACAATGTTAAGCTTGGAGACTTTGGGTTTTCTAGAGATTCTGATTGTTCCCGTAGAACATTTATGAACACACGTTGTGGTACAGTTGCTTATTGTGCTCCGGAGCTAGTACAGGGCCATAAATATATTGGTGAATGCGTTGATATATGGTCTCTGGGTATAATTATGTACGCTCTCTTAATAGGAAGGCTCCCGTTCGACGAGGACGATGTATCTTTAACtgagcaaaaaattatcaatgAATGTCCTCAATATCCTGAAACACTCTCCAAAAACTCTTCAAGCTTGTTGAAATCCCTCCTTTGCAAGGATTACCGACTTCGACCCTCTATCGATCAAATCATCTCTCACCCCTATTTCAAGGAAAATGGATATCATTCATCTTCTATTCGAGACCCAAGGCCTTCCTCGAAAGCAGAGGAAAAAGTTCGTAAAAGGCTTGAATTTGTTGGTGTTGACATGGATCAACTTAATGCCAGCATCTCACAACAGCGCTGTGACATGTTCTATGGATGGTGGCTTTTATTactagaaaaagaaatgcgtaaggaaaacaaaaaaaagaaaggtttGTTTCATTTACATAAAGGTTCATCTTCGGCTGTACACATAGCTCCAGCAACTCCATCATTAAAAACCGCTCAAGTTTCTGTTATGTCCAACAATCAggattctttaaaaagtcGGCATACATCGTCAGATTCAAGTAATTCTTTGCTTTCTACATTTCGTAGTTGGTTATTCGATCCTAAACAAAAGCATACTGCTGATACGTTAAGCTCATCAGCAATTAGACCAAGAACACCTAGTCCTTCGGCTGAAAACTATTTAACtcaagaaaattttgattccGATAATTTATCTGAGTCTTTAGACAATTCAGTTGAGAACCTTACCGTGTTTCCTTCGATTAACAGTTTTGGAAGAAGACACTCAAATCTTCCTCAAACAACGCACGTTGATACAGGTGAGCAAAACACACCATTCACTCCTCCTCTTTTAAAAACGGTAAACCTCGACGGTAATAAAGACTTTACCTTCCCCTCGAACTCTCAAAATAGCCCTTCTAAAAGTTCGAACCTCTCAATTAATATTGATATTCCACCTTCTCCTCTGCAAAATACTGTCATATCTCCCCAGCCGACTCGACGATCACGAACTCCCATACGCAGCTTGTCTGGGCGTTCTTCCGTTGCTTCTTCGAGGAATTCATCCCGTACTAGATCCTATTCAAACGTCTCTTCTgcatcttcaaattctttaatttctatTATTTCATCTAAACCTTCCAGTTCGACCGTTCAAAGGCAAACACCTTTTCATTCTCCTTTTGAACGATTGCACAAAAGTTTCCATTTTCCTTCCGGAGAGCCATTTAACACTCGTATAAATGCTACTGCAATTTTTACAGTTGGTTCTGGTAGAAAAAACCCGCAATCATCTTCCTCTCTGATGTTTAATCAAAGCTCAGTCaaagaggaagaggagCCGGAAGAAACCAGTTTTTCAGACTCTTCAAAACATTTCACAGACTTGCTCTGA